In a single window of the Aminomonas paucivorans DSM 12260 genome:
- a CDS encoding (2Fe-2S)-binding protein: MDERTKTNWLQAPQDTVVCGCAGVDKRTLVRAIAGGAETLDALMEATGAGQGDECAARNPRGRCCRPDLQEILDVYVPAVAQMRRGCSCGGGSCCG, encoded by the coding sequence ATGGACGAACGAACCAAGACCAACTGGCTTCAGGCACCCCAGGACACGGTGGTGTGCGGCTGCGCAGGGGTGGACAAGCGGACCCTGGTGCGGGCCATCGCCGGAGGGGCGGAGACCCTGGATGCCCTGATGGAGGCCACCGGGGCAGGCCAAGGGGACGAATGCGCCGCCAGGAACCCCCGGGGACGCTGCTGCCGCCCGGACCTTCAGGAAATCCTGGACGTATACGTCCCCGCAGTGGCCCAGATGCGCCGGGGCTGCTCCTGCGGCGGGGGAAGCTGCTGCGGATGA
- a CDS encoding macro domain-containing protein: MTPAAESFLSLASVGAVALGLSEEILRCSDADALVVPVNRDYDLDRGELAALRDAAGPMPEIQSLLYGLGDPGTALPVRTGNLRAKFLVLAVAVDETERLEAETLRRSVAAALDVCMERNLPRVLVRDFGAFWPGLPPGQVAGITVRTVAEGLGLRYPAMDRVAFSADLPVRGVWRMALDRLAGREPDWSLLPKDAVVCGLKGIRKRDVMRALLQGARTPEAAASLLGLEELHRSEDCACGTATGEPCSVNLREALRTYDTTLRHLAPGFGGCGAG, from the coding sequence ATGACCCCTGCGGCGGAGTCCTTTCTCTCCCTGGCCTCTGTGGGCGCGGTCGCCCTGGGGCTGTCGGAGGAGATCCTGCGATGCAGCGACGCCGACGCCCTGGTGGTGCCGGTGAACCGGGACTACGACCTGGACCGGGGAGAACTCGCGGCCCTTCGGGACGCGGCAGGCCCCATGCCGGAGATCCAGTCCCTGCTCTACGGTCTGGGGGACCCGGGAACGGCCCTTCCCGTGCGGACCGGGAACCTGAGGGCCAAGTTCCTGGTGTTGGCGGTGGCGGTGGACGAGACGGAGCGGCTGGAGGCGGAAACCCTCCGAAGAAGCGTGGCCGCCGCCCTGGACGTGTGCATGGAACGCAACCTTCCCCGGGTCCTGGTACGGGACTTCGGGGCTTTCTGGCCGGGACTTCCTCCGGGACAGGTAGCGGGGATCACCGTCCGAACCGTGGCGGAGGGTCTGGGCTTGCGCTATCCCGCCATGGATCGGGTGGCTTTCTCGGCGGATCTCCCGGTTCGAGGAGTCTGGCGCATGGCCCTGGACCGACTGGCGGGGCGTGAGCCGGATTGGAGCCTTCTGCCGAAGGACGCGGTGGTGTGCGGCCTCAAGGGGATCCGAAAGCGCGACGTGATGCGGGCCCTGCTCCAGGGTGCCCGAACCCCCGAAGCAGCGGCCTCCCTCCTGGGACTGGAGGAACTTCATCGGAGCGAGGATTGCGCCTGCGGCACCGCTACGGGGGAACCCTGTTCGGTGAACCTGCGGGAGGCCCTTCGGACCTACGACACTACCCTGCGGCACCTGGCCCCGGGATTCGGGGGCTGCGGCGCCGGCTAG
- a CDS encoding aromatic aminobenezylarsenical efflux permease ArsG family transporter, translating to MGPEAGPLLLGGWFGVLCSLSPCPLASNLAALGLIARKADAPREALSRALWYTLGRSLAYAALGWILSLGVLKVWRVSWLLQRTMPFVAGPLLVLLGLAMLGLVPLPSPGIPGASEAGNRLLGRGSAGAFGLGVLLALTFCPISAALFFGSLLPLSAGSALPLGVCAAFGVGSALPVAASGVALAAGTAGVASRFARLRSLEVWGRRLTAGIFLGAGCYLMAKTLGG from the coding sequence ATGGGCCCCGAGGCGGGCCCCCTGCTCCTGGGAGGATGGTTCGGGGTGCTCTGCTCCCTGAGCCCCTGCCCCCTGGCGTCGAACCTGGCGGCCCTGGGGCTCATCGCCCGGAAGGCCGACGCCCCCCGGGAGGCCCTGTCCCGGGCCCTGTGGTACACCCTGGGGCGCAGCCTGGCCTACGCGGCCCTGGGGTGGATCCTCTCCCTGGGGGTTCTGAAGGTCTGGCGGGTCTCCTGGCTCCTCCAACGGACCATGCCCTTCGTGGCAGGACCCTTGCTGGTGCTGCTGGGGTTGGCCATGCTGGGGCTGGTGCCCCTGCCCTCCCCGGGCATCCCCGGGGCATCCGAGGCAGGCAACCGCCTCCTGGGCCGGGGTTCCGCCGGGGCCTTCGGCCTTGGGGTGCTGCTGGCCCTCACCTTCTGCCCCATCTCCGCCGCCCTGTTCTTCGGCAGCCTACTGCCCCTGTCGGCGGGCAGCGCCCTGCCCCTGGGGGTGTGCGCTGCTTTCGGGGTGGGGTCCGCCCTGCCCGTGGCCGCCTCCGGAGTGGCCCTGGCGGCGGGAACCGCCGGAGTCGCGTCCCGCTTTGCCCGCCTGCGCTCCCTGGAGGTCTGGGGACGACGCCTCACCGCCGGGATCTTCCTGGGGGCCGGATGCTACCTGATGGCAAAAACCCTCGGGGGCTGA
- a CDS encoding thioredoxin family protein, with protein sequence MKIEVLGMGCAKCTKLEENARAAVAALGIEATIEHVKDMDRILDYGVMITPGLVVDGKVVASGKVPSSEDIQKLIQG encoded by the coding sequence TTGAAGATCGAAGTGTTGGGCATGGGCTGCGCCAAGTGCACCAAGCTGGAGGAGAACGCCCGGGCGGCGGTGGCGGCCCTGGGCATCGAGGCGACCATCGAGCACGTGAAGGACATGGACCGGATCCTGGACTACGGCGTGATGATCACCCCCGGGCTGGTGGTGGACGGCAAGGTGGTGGCGTCGGGCAAGGTGCCCTCCAGCGAGGACATCCAGAAGCTGATTCAGGGCTAG
- a CDS encoding arsenate reductase ArsC, translated as MERTRVLFLCGRNTARSQMAEAFLNHLGGDRFEGESAGLEAGEALHPLAVRVMAEVGIDMAAQRPKRAFDLFQEGRLYDTVVAVCDAAVADRCPVYPGVTRRLSWPFPDPAATEGTEEERLEQVRRIRDQIRSAVEKLVASESGADPEN; from the coding sequence ATGGAGCGGACTCGGGTTTTGTTCCTGTGCGGGAGGAATACGGCGCGAAGCCAGATGGCGGAGGCCTTTCTGAACCATCTGGGCGGGGACCGGTTCGAGGGGGAGAGCGCGGGGCTGGAGGCGGGAGAGGCACTGCACCCCCTGGCGGTACGGGTCATGGCGGAGGTGGGGATCGATATGGCCGCCCAGAGGCCCAAGCGGGCCTTCGACCTCTTCCAGGAGGGGCGACTCTACGACACGGTAGTGGCGGTGTGCGACGCCGCCGTGGCGGACCGATGTCCCGTGTACCCCGGGGTGACCCGGCGGCTTTCCTGGCCCTTCCCGGACCCCGCCGCGACGGAGGGTACGGAGGAGGAGCGCCTGGAGCAGGTGCGGCGCATCCGGGACCAGATCCGATCCGCCGTGGAGAAACTGGTGGCTTCGGAAAGCGGCGCGGATCCGGAGAACTGA
- a CDS encoding potassium/proton antiporter, whose protein sequence is MANGTLFLLVGLLLGVSVFGSKMSGRFGFPALLIFLGVGMLAGSDGLGGISFDDPHLAQRVGSFSLVFILFAGALDTRWKEVRPVLGPGVLLATLGVFLTALLVGGFAFLFLGFAPLEGLLLGAIVSSTDAAAVFSVLRSRGVGLRGGLKPLLELESGSNDPMAAFLTAALVSLLGAETLSWPRFALWALGQMPLGALAGFLLGRAALVILNRVRLDHEGLYPVLTSSLALVTFGAAESLGGNGFLGVYVMGLVLGNGRFLHERSLTRFHDGLGWLMQIVMFLILGLLVFPSRLPAVAPQGLLLTGFLLFVARPAAVFACLVRGAWGFREKVLLSWAGLRGAVPIVLATFPFTAGHPRSDLIFHLVFFVVLLSVFLQGSTLMPLARRLGLDEPSEPRPRYPLELDRTGHSSDETREIEVVPGSRAEGRRVAELGLPREVLILLVRRGESFLVPRGDTALRAGDALLVLADPAVLDRVEEGLTEAEEDPPT, encoded by the coding sequence ATGGCCAACGGGACCCTCTTTCTGCTGGTGGGGCTGCTGCTGGGGGTCAGCGTCTTCGGCAGCAAGATGTCCGGCCGGTTCGGTTTCCCCGCCCTTCTGATCTTCCTGGGGGTGGGCATGCTGGCGGGATCCGACGGTCTCGGGGGGATCTCCTTCGACGACCCCCACCTGGCCCAGCGGGTGGGCAGCTTCTCCCTGGTGTTCATCCTCTTCGCCGGGGCTCTGGACACGCGCTGGAAGGAGGTGCGCCCGGTGTTGGGGCCGGGGGTCCTTCTCGCCACCCTGGGGGTGTTCCTCACCGCCCTCCTGGTGGGCGGGTTCGCCTTCCTCTTTCTGGGGTTCGCGCCCCTGGAGGGATTGCTGCTGGGGGCCATCGTCTCCTCCACCGACGCGGCGGCGGTGTTCTCGGTGCTCCGGTCCCGGGGGGTGGGGCTCCGCGGGGGTCTGAAACCCCTGCTGGAGCTGGAGTCGGGGAGCAACGACCCCATGGCGGCCTTTCTCACCGCCGCCCTGGTGTCTCTTCTGGGGGCGGAGACGCTCTCCTGGCCCCGCTTCGCCCTCTGGGCCCTGGGGCAGATGCCCCTGGGAGCCCTGGCGGGGTTCCTCCTGGGGCGGGCGGCCCTGGTGATCCTCAACCGGGTGCGCCTGGACCACGAGGGGCTCTACCCCGTCCTCACCTCCAGCCTGGCCCTGGTCACCTTCGGGGCGGCGGAATCCCTGGGGGGCAACGGGTTCCTGGGGGTCTACGTCATGGGGCTGGTGCTGGGGAACGGACGCTTCCTCCACGAGCGGAGCCTGACCCGGTTCCACGACGGCCTGGGGTGGCTCATGCAGATCGTCATGTTCCTCATCCTGGGGCTTCTGGTCTTCCCCTCCCGCCTCCCCGCCGTGGCCCCCCAGGGGCTCCTCCTGACGGGGTTCCTCCTCTTCGTCGCCCGCCCCGCGGCGGTGTTCGCCTGCCTGGTCCGGGGGGCCTGGGGGTTTCGGGAGAAGGTCCTGCTCAGCTGGGCGGGGCTCCGGGGGGCGGTGCCCATCGTCCTGGCCACCTTCCCCTTCACCGCCGGTCACCCCCGGTCCGACCTGATCTTCCACCTGGTCTTCTTCGTGGTGCTCCTCTCGGTGTTCCTTCAGGGCAGCACCCTCATGCCCCTGGCCCGAAGGCTGGGGCTGGACGAACCCTCGGAGCCCCGTCCCCGGTACCCCCTGGAGCTGGACCGGACGGGACACAGCAGCGACGAGACCCGGGAGATCGAGGTGGTCCCGGGTTCCCGGGCGGAGGGGCGGCGGGTGGCGGAGCTGGGCCTTCCCCGGGAGGTCCTGATCCTCCTGGTGCGCCGGGGGGAGAGCTTCCTGGTCCCCCGGGGGGACACGGCCCTGCGGGCGGGGGACGCCCTCCTGGTGCTGGCGGACCCGGCGGTCCTGGACCGGGTGGAGGAGGGGCTGACGGAAGCGGAGGAGGATCCTCCGACCTAG
- a CDS encoding MarR family winged helix-turn-helix transcriptional regulator, whose product MDGWTPGRRISTLYRRCQRHLDRRFEAEGIPAGHGLYLYLVELSRGDGVTQVELAQRLALDPASVTRSLKRLEEQGWVERCPGEDGRQRRVSLTPGGRAILPRIREILKEWDDLAARGLTREEKTALEALLGRMATNLEEGYP is encoded by the coding sequence ATGGACGGATGGACACCCGGGCGGAGGATCTCCACCCTCTACCGGCGCTGCCAGCGTCACCTGGACCGGCGCTTCGAGGCGGAGGGGATCCCGGCGGGGCACGGCCTGTACCTGTATCTGGTGGAGCTGTCCCGGGGGGACGGGGTGACCCAGGTGGAGCTGGCCCAGAGGCTGGCCCTGGACCCCGCCTCGGTGACCCGCTCCCTGAAGCGCCTGGAGGAGCAGGGATGGGTGGAGCGCTGCCCCGGGGAGGACGGGCGGCAGCGTCGGGTTTCCCTGACCCCGGGGGGGCGGGCGATCCTGCCCCGGATCCGGGAAATCTTGAAGGAGTGGGACGATCTGGCGGCCCGGGGGTTGACCCGGGAGGAGAAGACCGCCCTGGAGGCCCTGCTGGGCCGCATGGCGACGAACCTGGAGGAGGGGTACCCATGA
- a CDS encoding nitrophenyl compound nitroreductase subunit ArsF family protein: MLQTPRWLPLALLLALVPLVGWVFARSDTPVAPPQELVSAPAEAADVALPKGGTGVVATVFHGSARCPSCVTLEEQTRETLKALFPKELASGKLVFRSVNAEAPEHQHYIEDYRLTSISLVVARFEKGTRKDWKTLQDVWQHLRDPESFRRYVGQETGRMLNL, from the coding sequence ATGCTCCAAACACCCCGATGGCTCCCCCTGGCCCTTCTGCTGGCCCTGGTTCCCCTGGTGGGGTGGGTCTTCGCCCGCTCCGACACCCCCGTCGCCCCTCCCCAGGAGCTCGTCTCCGCCCCGGCGGAGGCCGCCGACGTTGCCCTCCCCAAGGGGGGCACCGGGGTGGTGGCCACGGTCTTCCACGGCTCCGCCCGCTGCCCCAGCTGCGTGACCCTGGAGGAGCAGACCCGGGAGACCCTGAAGGCCCTCTTCCCCAAGGAACTGGCCTCGGGCAAGCTGGTGTTCCGGTCCGTGAACGCCGAGGCCCCGGAGCACCAGCACTACATCGAGGACTACCGCCTCACCTCCATCTCCCTGGTGGTGGCCCGGTTCGAGAAGGGCACCAGGAAGGACTGGAAGACCCTCCAGGACGTCTGGCAACACCTTCGAGACCCCGAATCCTTCCGCCGCTACGTGGGGCAGGAGACGGGAAGGATGCTGAATCTCTGA
- a CDS encoding cation diffusion facilitator family transporter, whose translation MAHHHHPASEDHSHGHHVHGSGAPEGRLAFSLVLNLVITAAEVVGGLASNSLALLSDAVHNLSDASSLGISWMAARIARRERTPAHSFGFRRAEVLASLMNTVALMGVGLFLMVEGVRKFLHPEPIAGGIMLAVACVGLGGNILTAWLLHRDAKGSLNVRSAYLHVVMDSLSSLGVIAAALLVMAFRWTWLDPLLTLAVSLYVLWECVPLLRESVHILMQGTPEGVAVEELLARAQAHPDVRDLHHLHLWTTDGAEVFLEAHVTLAEGARNRTDRVLGELSEILREEFGVAHVTLQLEFSRCASGRCSGMDAIHAHHDPHHEEVHP comes from the coding sequence ATGGCCCATCACCACCATCCCGCTTCCGAAGACCACAGCCACGGACACCACGTCCACGGCTCCGGAGCCCCGGAGGGGCGTCTGGCCTTCTCCTTGGTCCTGAACCTGGTCATCACCGCCGCGGAGGTGGTGGGGGGGCTGGCGTCCAACAGCCTGGCCCTGCTGTCCGACGCGGTGCACAACCTCTCCGACGCCTCCTCCCTGGGGATCAGCTGGATGGCGGCGCGCATCGCCCGGCGGGAGCGTACCCCCGCCCATTCCTTCGGCTTCCGCCGGGCGGAGGTGCTGGCCTCCCTGATGAACACGGTGGCCCTGATGGGAGTGGGACTCTTCCTGATGGTGGAGGGGGTGCGCAAGTTCCTCCATCCCGAACCCATCGCCGGGGGCATCATGCTGGCGGTGGCCTGCGTGGGCCTGGGGGGCAACATCCTCACCGCCTGGCTGCTCCACCGGGACGCCAAGGGGAGTCTCAACGTGCGCTCCGCCTACCTGCACGTGGTGATGGACAGCCTCTCCTCCCTGGGGGTCATCGCGGCGGCCCTGCTGGTGATGGCCTTCCGGTGGACCTGGCTGGACCCGCTGCTCACCCTGGCGGTGTCCCTCTACGTCCTGTGGGAGTGCGTGCCCCTGCTGCGGGAATCGGTGCACATCCTGATGCAGGGCACCCCGGAAGGGGTGGCGGTGGAGGAACTCCTGGCCCGGGCCCAGGCACACCCGGACGTGCGAGACCTGCACCACCTGCACCTGTGGACCACCGACGGGGCGGAGGTGTTCCTGGAGGCCCACGTGACCCTGGCGGAAGGAGCCCGGAACCGCACCGACCGGGTGCTGGGCGAGCTTTCGGAGATCCTCCGGGAGGAGTTCGGGGTCGCCCACGTGACCCTGCAGCTGGAGTTCTCCCGCTGCGCCTCGGGCCGCTGTTCCGGCATGGACGCTATTCATGCCCATCACGACCCGCATCATGAGGAGGTTCACCCCTGA
- a CDS encoding permease — protein sequence MSDKKKFLYILAAFLAFYFLPADAPRVQGAAAEALAMLHEYARDHVLLCLVPAFFIAGAITVFVSQQSVLRYLGAQANRAVAYTVAAVSGTVLAVCSCTVLPLFAGIYKRGAGLGPASAFLYSGPAINVLAIILTARVLGFEMGLARAVGAISFSVLIGLAMAFLFRHEEAQRQQAFADLPVPEATRPLWKTASFMAFMVLFLVFANWAAPKVPLGFWAAVYRAKWIVAGLALLATAASALTWFSREERKEWFGSTWEYALQVLPLLFGGVLAAGLLLGRPGHEALVPSAWVAALVGGNSLAANFFAAFLGALMYFATLTEVPILQGLLGAGMGKGPALALLLAGPALSLPNMLVIRSILGTRKTGAFVSLVVALSTAAGMLYGAF from the coding sequence ATGAGCGACAAGAAGAAGTTCCTGTACATCCTGGCGGCCTTTCTGGCCTTCTACTTCCTCCCCGCCGACGCGCCCCGGGTCCAGGGGGCGGCGGCGGAGGCCCTGGCGATGCTCCACGAATATGCCCGAGATCACGTGCTCCTCTGTTTGGTGCCGGCGTTCTTCATCGCCGGGGCCATCACGGTGTTCGTGTCCCAGCAGTCGGTACTGCGCTACCTGGGGGCCCAGGCCAACCGGGCGGTGGCCTATACGGTGGCGGCGGTGTCGGGAACCGTCCTGGCGGTGTGCTCCTGCACCGTGCTGCCCCTCTTCGCGGGGATCTACAAGCGCGGTGCCGGGCTGGGCCCCGCCTCGGCGTTCCTCTACTCCGGACCGGCCATCAACGTGCTGGCCATCATCCTCACCGCCCGGGTGCTGGGCTTCGAGATGGGCCTGGCCCGAGCGGTGGGGGCGATTTCCTTCAGCGTCCTCATCGGCCTGGCCATGGCGTTTCTGTTCCGTCACGAGGAGGCCCAGAGGCAACAGGCCTTCGCGGACCTGCCGGTGCCTGAGGCAACCCGCCCCCTGTGGAAGACCGCCTCCTTCATGGCCTTCATGGTGCTCTTCCTGGTGTTCGCCAACTGGGCGGCCCCCAAGGTGCCCCTGGGGTTCTGGGCGGCGGTCTATCGGGCCAAGTGGATCGTGGCGGGGCTGGCCCTGCTGGCCACGGCAGCCTCCGCCCTGACCTGGTTCTCCCGGGAGGAGCGGAAGGAGTGGTTCGGCTCCACCTGGGAGTACGCCCTCCAGGTGCTGCCCCTGCTCTTCGGCGGGGTGCTGGCGGCGGGGCTGCTGCTGGGTCGCCCGGGGCACGAGGCCCTGGTCCCCAGCGCCTGGGTGGCTGCCCTGGTGGGGGGGAACTCCCTGGCGGCCAACTTCTTCGCAGCCTTCCTGGGAGCCCTGATGTACTTCGCCACCCTCACGGAGGTACCCATCCTCCAGGGCCTCCTGGGGGCGGGGATGGGCAAGGGCCCCGCCCTGGCGCTGCTTCTGGCGGGACCCGCCCTCTCCCTGCCCAACATGCTGGTGATCCGCTCCATCCTGGGCACCCGCAAGACCGGGGCCTTCGTCTCCCTCGTGGTGGCCCTCTCCACCGCTGCGGGGATGCTCTACGGGGCCTTTTAG
- a CDS encoding ArsR/SmtB family transcription factor — translation MTEPHEPHLDLDTCTDLLKALAHPVRLRMVLALEGGERCACELADLSPCDRTTSSKHLAVLREAGIVEDRREGTRILYSLKLSCVLSMLRCVNRFADPASDPGGCACSLPKEEPQRRKES, via the coding sequence ATGACGGAACCCCACGAGCCCCACCTGGATCTGGACACCTGCACGGACCTCCTGAAGGCCCTGGCCCATCCGGTGCGCCTGCGCATGGTGCTGGCTCTGGAGGGGGGGGAGCGGTGCGCCTGCGAGCTGGCGGATCTGTCCCCCTGCGACCGCACCACCAGCAGCAAGCACCTGGCGGTGCTGCGGGAGGCGGGGATCGTGGAGGACCGCCGGGAGGGGACCCGGATCCTCTACTCCCTCAAGCTGAGCTGCGTCCTCTCCATGCTGCGCTGCGTGAACCGGTTCGCGGACCCCGCTTCGGATCCCGGGGGATGCGCCTGCTCCCTACCGAAGGAAGAACCCCAAAGGAGGAAGGAATCTTGA
- the brxF gene encoding BREX-3 system P-loop-containing protein BrxF: MEPLADRVIRGISQAAGRYYRLVVLVAPAGAGKTAALQDVHERTAVPLINVNLELSRRMLDLTERQRTLLLPRLLAEIVGTFASDVVFLDNIEVLFDVSLKQDPLRLLQGLSRNRTVVAAWSGSVDGEHMVYATPDHPEHKRYPLRDFLVVNPEAVA, translated from the coding sequence GTGGAACCGCTTGCGGATAGAGTCATACGAGGAATCAGCCAGGCTGCCGGGCGGTACTACCGGCTTGTCGTGCTGGTGGCCCCGGCTGGTGCGGGCAAGACCGCGGCACTCCAGGATGTCCACGAACGCACTGCGGTTCCTCTGATCAACGTCAATCTCGAACTTTCCCGACGTATGCTCGACCTCACGGAGCGGCAGCGGACATTGCTGTTGCCCCGCCTCCTCGCAGAGATTGTGGGCACATTCGCTTCCGATGTGGTTTTTCTGGACAACATCGAGGTTCTCTTCGATGTCTCGCTCAAGCAGGACCCGTTGCGGCTCCTGCAGGGACTCTCCCGGAACAGAACCGTGGTTGCGGCCTGGAGCGGCTCCGTCGACGGAGAGCACATGGTTTATGCGACGCCGGACCACCCCGAGCATAAACGATATCCCTTGCGGGATTTTCTGGTCGTGAACCCGGAGGCCGTTGCATGA
- the kynU gene encoding kynureninase: MSGRGMEEARRRDGGDPLARFRGRFHIPPGTLYMDGNSLGLASEDALASLERAAASWRDLGIRGWLEAKPDWFTYGERLGAKMAPLVGAFPDEVVLVGSTTANLHSLAATFYRPQGTRRRILADELNFPSDLYALASQVRLHGGDPERDLILARSADGRTLDEEALIALMDDTVALAVFPSVLYRSGQLLDLRRLAEAAHRRGIVIGFDCAHSAGAVPHRLHDDDADFAFWCTYKHLNGGPGSPAGLFLHRRHFGREPGLAGWFGTVKERQFDLAVDFEHQPSAGGWQMGTPCILSAAALDGALDLFAEAGMESVRAKSLELTGFLLDQAEARLTPLGFRAGTPREPERRGGHVALEHPEGWRICCALKARGIVPDFRPPQVVRLAPVALYTTFEEVERTVAALEEIVRNRKYEAFSAARAAVS, from the coding sequence ATGAGCGGACGGGGCATGGAAGAGGCGCGGCGACGGGACGGGGGGGACCCCCTGGCCCGGTTCCGGGGGCGGTTCCACATCCCCCCGGGGACCCTGTACATGGACGGCAACTCCCTGGGGCTGGCGTCGGAGGACGCCCTGGCCTCCCTGGAGCGGGCGGCGGCCTCCTGGCGGGATCTGGGGATCCGGGGCTGGCTGGAGGCGAAGCCCGACTGGTTCACCTACGGGGAGCGCCTGGGGGCCAAGATGGCCCCGTTGGTGGGGGCCTTCCCCGACGAGGTGGTGCTGGTGGGGTCCACCACCGCCAACCTCCACTCCCTGGCAGCCACCTTCTACCGCCCCCAGGGAACCCGTCGGCGGATCCTGGCGGATGAACTGAACTTCCCCTCGGACCTCTACGCCCTGGCCAGCCAGGTGCGCCTCCACGGGGGGGACCCGGAGCGGGACCTGATCCTGGCCCGAAGTGCCGATGGCCGCACCCTGGACGAGGAGGCTCTCATCGCCCTCATGGACGACACGGTGGCCCTGGCGGTGTTCCCCTCGGTGCTCTACCGCAGCGGCCAGCTCCTGGACCTGCGGCGGCTTGCCGAGGCGGCCCACCGGCGGGGCATCGTCATCGGTTTCGACTGCGCCCACTCCGCAGGGGCGGTGCCCCATCGGCTCCATGACGACGACGCGGACTTCGCCTTCTGGTGCACCTACAAGCACCTCAACGGGGGCCCCGGGTCCCCGGCGGGGCTGTTCCTGCACCGGCGGCACTTCGGCAGGGAGCCCGGGCTGGCGGGGTGGTTCGGCACCGTGAAGGAGCGGCAGTTCGACCTGGCGGTGGACTTCGAACACCAGCCCAGCGCCGGGGGCTGGCAGATGGGCACCCCCTGCATCCTCTCCGCCGCCGCCCTGGACGGGGCCCTGGACCTCTTCGCCGAGGCGGGGATGGAATCGGTGCGGGCCAAGTCCCTGGAGCTTACCGGGTTCCTGCTGGACCAGGCGGAAGCCCGGCTGACCCCCCTGGGGTTCCGGGCGGGCACCCCCCGGGAACCGGAGCGCCGGGGCGGACATGTGGCCCTGGAGCACCCGGAGGGCTGGCGGATCTGCTGCGCCCTCAAGGCCCGGGGCATCGTGCCGGACTTCCGTCCCCCCCAGGTGGTGCGTCTGGCCCCGGTGGCCCTGTACACCACCTTCGAGGAGGTGGAGCGCACCGTGGCGGCGCTGGAGGAAATCGTCCGAAACCGGAAATACGAGGCTTTCTCGGCAGCCCGGGCGGCGGTGTCGTAG
- a CDS encoding DsbA family oxidoreductase — protein sequence MYFDFCCPYCYLAQGYLTRMREGTPLEVEWVPWEIAPETPPGGTRRPWRGLDRLRGMGEPVDRPFADLAFTPHTREALQAVEHAKPSGRADALVERLFRGFFAEGRDLGDRKTLLRLAEEAGMERVGLGEALDRGTHLPTLVANDRRAEEELHLEVVPSFLRGGRLLLAGSTTLTFPEFREAFPRLLP from the coding sequence GTGTACTTCGACTTCTGCTGCCCCTACTGCTATCTGGCCCAGGGGTATCTGACCCGGATGAGGGAAGGAACCCCCCTGGAGGTGGAGTGGGTTCCCTGGGAGATCGCCCCCGAGACGCCCCCCGGGGGGACGCGCCGCCCCTGGAGGGGGCTGGATCGGCTGCGGGGGATGGGGGAACCCGTGGACCGGCCCTTCGCGGACCTGGCCTTCACCCCCCACACCCGGGAGGCCCTCCAGGCGGTGGAACACGCCAAGCCCTCGGGGCGGGCCGACGCCCTGGTGGAACGGCTCTTCCGAGGCTTCTTCGCGGAGGGGCGGGACCTGGGGGACCGAAAGACCCTGCTGCGCCTGGCGGAGGAGGCGGGGATGGAACGGGTGGGTCTGGGGGAGGCCCTGGATCGGGGCACCCATCTGCCGACCCTGGTCGCCAACGACCGGCGGGCGGAGGAGGAGCTGCACCTGGAGGTGGTACCCTCCTTCCTGCGGGGAGGCCGGCTCCTCCTGGCGGGGTCCACCACCCTGACCTTCCCGGAGTTCCGGGAGGCCTTCCCGAGGCTCCTGCCGTGA